One window of the Anolis sagrei isolate rAnoSag1 chromosome 5, rAnoSag1.mat, whole genome shotgun sequence genome contains the following:
- the LOC132777290 gene encoding G-protein coupled receptor 151 protein-like, with protein MNSSRSQGEGVPSGTLPALPALLVGLGLASGVGNLLLAASLAPQLAQGWLAPGYPWLLNLAVADWTLGLCRLLPQRGVWLCKASEWLLHASLATKSFSWTAVGLERASGAKTTTTTTSTTLGKGHSVRSWAGLMASTWAVSLVLAFPRFLFTHHHKEDHFTWPTCTFQAPHASFVEVFSTVVYPLAACLAPAALAFVGYWRALHAPPASNWRDRLPKSRELSRGRRVTATLLGLTFLFHAIWVPTWVAWLWDMAKGTQPPWALEAAAEVLLFLDGALRPVLLLALLAELRPGLRSASWRRSKAEDKREDAKLGSGTTNLEGTSLENFDNNEESATMKRLPDVENFWKERRSTVAKEESDPVPWEHLSDP; from the coding sequence ATGAACAGCTCCAGGAGCCAAGGGGAAGGAGTGCCTTCAGGGACCCTTCCTGCCCTCCCGGCCCTCTTAGTGGGTCTGGGTCTGGCCAGTGGAGTGGGCAACCTCCTCTTGGCTGCCTCCTTGGCCCCGCAATTGGCTCAGGGATGGCTGGCACCAGGCTACCCTTGGCTCCTCAACTTGGCCGTGGCAGATTGGACCCTAGGACTGTGCCGCCTCCTCCCACAGCGTGGGGTCTGGCTTTGCAAGGCCTCCGAGTGGCTCCTCCATGCCTCTCTGGCCACCAAGAGCTTCAGCTGGACGGCGGTGGGGCTGGAAAGAGCGAGCGGGGCcaagaccaccaccaccacaacgtCCACCACGCTGGGCAAAGGGCACAGTGTCCGGAGCTGGGCAGGACTCATGGCGTCCACTTGGGCTGTGAGCTTGGTTCTGGCCTTCCCTCGCTTCCTCTTCACTCATCATCACAAGGAGGACCACTTTACCTGGCCCACTTGCACCTTCCAAGCTCCTCATGCCAGCTTTGTGGAGGTCTTCAGCACCGTCGTCTACCCGCTGGCCGCCTGCTTGGCTCCTGCTGCCTTGGCCTTTGTTGGCTACTGGCGTGCCCTCCATGCTCCACCAGCATCCAACTGGAGAGACCGCTTGCCAAAGTCCAGGGAACTATCGAGAGGACGTAGAGTGACCGCGACCCTGTTGGGCCTCACCTTCCTTTTCCATGCCATTTGGGTACCCACATGGGTAGCCTGGCTGTGGGACATGGCCAAGGGAACCCAACCTCCATGGGCTTTGGAAGCTGCTGCTGAAGTCCTGCTTTTCCTCGATGGTGCCCTGCGCCCGGTTCTCTTGCTGGCCCTCTTGGCTGAGCTCCGTCCCGGGTTGAGGAGTGCTTCTTGGAGACGCAGCAAAGCTGAGGACAAAAGAGAGGATGCCAAGCTGGGGTCTGGGACCACCAACCTTGAGGGAACCTCTTTAGAAAACTTCGACAACAACGAGGAATCAGCAACCATGAAAAGGCTCCCTGATGTGGAGAATTTCTGGAAGGAGCGGAGGAGCACTGTGGCTAAAGAAGAGAGTGACCCAGTCCCCTGGGAGCACCTGAGTGACCCCTGA